A genomic window from Sphingobacterium sp. BN32 includes:
- a CDS encoding DUF3127 domain-containing protein yields the protein MEIRGKVHEVGATQQVTESFKKRDMIVAYAENPQFVEYIRFEATQDRVNIFDNLAVGEDVEVSFNLRGRPWTNKEGVTTYFNSLVAWRVTKLANTAAAAPAPGYADMPPVDISSSGADDDDLPF from the coding sequence ATGGAAATAAGAGGAAAAGTACATGAAGTAGGCGCAACACAACAAGTTACAGAATCTTTCAAAAAGAGAGATATGATTGTTGCATATGCTGAAAACCCACAATTTGTAGAATACATCCGCTTTGAGGCAACTCAAGATCGCGTTAATATATTTGATAACCTAGCGGTAGGTGAAGATGTAGAAGTATCTTTCAACCTTCGTGGTCGTCCTTGGACGAACAAAGAAGGGGTTACAACTTACTTCAACTCTTTAGTAGCATGGCGTGTTACCAAATTAGCGAACACTGCTGCAGCGGCACCAGCACCTGGTTATGCTGATATGCCTCCCGTAGATATCTCGTCTAGCGGCGCTGATGATGACGATTTACCTTTCTAA
- a CDS encoding class I SAM-dependent RNA methyltransferase, with product MAEVFNTQSKVIITCNRRLSPYLEQEVRDLGFEIKRAFNTGVEVKASVNECIKLNLNLRTASQVLYEIKSFRASDANELYKQLLGISWEDIIPFDGYFSVTSNVHNETITTPLFANVKVKDAIVDRIKDKKGLRPNTGPDLSKAVIHLHWMEDRAEIFLDTSGETLAKHGYRKHPGKAPMLEALASATIFATQWDGKSPFVNPMCGSGTLAIEAALIAQNRKPGLQRMNYSFMHFIGYNEEVFFEERRILKEITDKQNLPHIIASDISADAIEISKSNARTAGVEHLIEFEVCDFADTTIPVGDGVIMFNPEYGERLGVHSKLELTYKRMGDFLKQDCKGYRGYVFTGNPDLAKKIGLRASRRFEFFNGKLDCRLLQYELYEGTKEK from the coding sequence ATGGCAGAAGTTTTCAACACCCAAAGCAAGGTAATCATTACTTGCAACCGTCGCTTATCTCCTTATCTGGAGCAAGAAGTGAGAGATTTAGGATTCGAAATTAAGCGTGCATTCAATACCGGCGTCGAGGTGAAAGCCTCTGTAAATGAGTGTATCAAGTTAAATTTAAACTTACGCACGGCCAGCCAAGTATTGTATGAAATCAAATCGTTCAGGGCGAGTGATGCCAACGAACTATACAAGCAATTATTGGGGATTAGCTGGGAGGATATCATCCCGTTTGACGGCTACTTCTCCGTAACATCCAACGTACATAATGAAACGATCACGACGCCATTATTTGCCAATGTCAAGGTGAAAGATGCAATTGTAGATCGTATAAAAGATAAAAAAGGATTACGTCCGAACACGGGACCAGATTTATCCAAGGCTGTTATCCATTTGCATTGGATGGAAGACCGTGCGGAGATCTTTTTAGATACTTCGGGCGAAACCTTAGCGAAGCATGGCTACCGTAAGCATCCGGGGAAAGCCCCGATGCTGGAAGCATTAGCATCTGCCACAATATTCGCGACACAGTGGGACGGTAAATCGCCTTTTGTAAATCCGATGTGTGGTTCCGGTACTCTGGCGATTGAGGCGGCATTGATTGCGCAGAATCGTAAACCGGGGTTGCAGCGTATGAATTACTCTTTCATGCACTTTATCGGTTATAATGAAGAGGTTTTCTTTGAGGAACGTCGCATATTGAAAGAAATTACCGACAAACAGAACCTACCGCATATCATCGCCTCGGATATTTCAGCAGATGCGATTGAAATATCCAAATCTAATGCCCGTACCGCTGGCGTAGAGCATTTGATTGAATTTGAAGTTTGTGATTTTGCAGATACAACGATTCCAGTAGGTGATGGTGTGATCATGTTCAACCCGGAATATGGCGAACGTTTGGGAGTTCACAGCAAATTGGAGCTTACCTACAAACGCATGGGCGACTTCTTAAAGCAAGATTGCAAAGGCTACCGTGGCTATGTTTTTACGGGAAACCCAGATTTAGCGAAGAAAATCGGCCTACGTGCATCTAGAAGATTTGAATTCTTCAACGGTAAATTAGATTGTCGCTTGTTACAATACGAACTTTATGAAGGAACAAAAGAAAAGTAA
- a CDS encoding HD domain-containing protein has translation MKEQKKSKEEILDLTVAFVQDTLKDAESGHDWWHIQRVWNNTKHILQHEKADPLVCELTALLHDIADSKFHDGDETIGPRVAGEFLQSIDVDQDVIQHVQQIILNMSFKASLGEVTFHSKELEVVQDADRLDAIGAIGIVRAFTYGGFKNREIYNPNIPVQVNQDKESYKNTTAPTINHFYEKLLLLKDKMNTPTAKAIAEKRHQYMEGFLDQFYAEWNGEM, from the coding sequence ATGAAGGAACAAAAGAAAAGTAAGGAAGAGATCCTCGACCTGACGGTTGCTTTTGTTCAGGACACATTGAAAGATGCCGAGTCTGGTCATGACTGGTGGCACATTCAACGAGTGTGGAATAATACCAAGCATATTCTGCAACACGAAAAAGCAGATCCCTTAGTTTGCGAGTTGACGGCCCTATTGCATGATATTGCCGACAGTAAATTCCATGATGGCGATGAAACTATTGGTCCGCGCGTGGCTGGAGAATTCCTTCAATCTATCGATGTGGATCAGGATGTTATACAACATGTGCAACAGATTATCCTGAACATGTCGTTCAAAGCTTCTTTGGGCGAAGTGACTTTCCATTCGAAAGAATTGGAGGTTGTGCAGGATGCAGACCGCTTAGATGCGATTGGTGCTATCGGGATTGTTCGGGCTTTCACCTATGGTGGATTTAAGAACCGTGAAATCTATAATCCGAATATTCCAGTGCAAGTGAATCAAGATAAGGAGTCCTACAAGAATACGACAGCTCCGACAATCAATCATTTCTACGAGAAATTGTTGCTGCTAAAAGATAAGATGAATACGCCGACCGCAAAAGCAATTGCCGAGAAACGCCATCAGTATATGGAAGGTTTCTTGGATCAATTTTATGCGGAATGGAACGGTGAAATGTAA
- a CDS encoding phosphodiester glycosidase family protein has product MHRSYFFKLNYLLFLFLSCSILHSHAQSSDSLTVVNKEWTVKKVAKGVEWKQGHFDNLFNSVQEVNWIEIDLKKQGKNLHLAADSKILKPTSEFALENNALVAINGGFFNMKDGGAVDYIRVDGQVINQTAKESDRANAVLSIDRKRVTIQPATRENVEDSQSRNLMLSGPLLLQSANRYNLGKNAFNDNRHPRTAVGIAKKNKLILLVVDGRNAQAQGMSLHELASLMKWIGAQDAMNLDGGGSSTLFVKGGSPNDIVNYPSDNKKFDHEGQRNVANIIYLKN; this is encoded by the coding sequence ATGCATCGAAGTTACTTTTTCAAGCTAAACTACCTTCTTTTCCTATTTTTATCCTGTTCGATTCTGCATAGCCATGCACAATCTTCTGATTCACTCACCGTGGTTAATAAGGAATGGACGGTGAAGAAAGTTGCAAAGGGCGTCGAATGGAAGCAAGGTCATTTCGATAATCTTTTCAACAGTGTGCAAGAAGTCAACTGGATTGAAATAGATTTGAAAAAACAGGGGAAAAATCTGCATCTAGCTGCAGATTCCAAGATACTTAAACCAACCTCTGAATTCGCTTTAGAGAACAATGCTTTGGTCGCTATCAATGGTGGCTTCTTCAATATGAAAGATGGCGGAGCGGTTGATTATATTAGAGTCGATGGACAAGTTATCAACCAGACTGCCAAAGAATCTGACCGGGCAAACGCGGTCTTGAGCATTGACAGGAAGCGTGTAACAATCCAGCCTGCAACCAGAGAAAATGTGGAAGATTCCCAATCTCGCAACCTGATGCTATCGGGTCCACTACTCCTTCAAAGCGCAAACCGCTATAATCTTGGCAAGAACGCATTTAACGATAATCGACACCCTAGAACAGCTGTTGGCATTGCCAAAAAGAACAAATTGATCCTATTGGTTGTCGATGGTAGAAATGCGCAGGCACAGGGCATGAGCCTACATGAGCTTGCCTCGCTGATGAAATGGATTGGCGCACAAGACGCTATGAATCTTGACGGCGGTGGAAGTTCTACCCTTTTTGTAAAAGGCGGAAGTCCGAACGACATCGTCAATTACCCATCAGACAATAAGAAATTCGACCACGAAGGACAAAGAAACGTGGCGAATATTATCTATCTTAAAAACTAA
- a CDS encoding glycerophosphodiester phosphodiesterase family protein, whose protein sequence is MKKSFLLVAMTIVFHVGLFAQTSIIAHRGVWKNTQLPQNSIASLNAAIEQKLWGSEFDVHLTKDDVLVVCHDHDFYGLEIEQLTYKELLAKKHPNGESIPTVEEYLTAGLKQKNTKLIYELKTSRISKERTLKAVELSLAIVKKMKATKMVEYIAFDWDACLKFRQLDKNAKVHYLNGDKTPAQVKEAKLNGIDYNLNVFKKNPTWIKESKDLKLKVNVWTVNNEADMKYFLNEEVDYITTDEPELLSKIINK, encoded by the coding sequence ATGAAAAAATCCTTTTTATTAGTTGCTATGACTATAGTTTTCCATGTCGGCTTATTCGCGCAAACTTCTATCATCGCGCATCGCGGCGTGTGGAAAAACACACAGCTTCCGCAGAATTCCATCGCATCCTTGAATGCGGCAATCGAACAAAAACTATGGGGCTCTGAATTCGATGTGCATTTGACGAAAGACGATGTGTTAGTCGTATGCCACGACCATGATTTTTACGGATTGGAAATCGAACAATTAACCTATAAAGAGTTACTTGCAAAGAAACATCCCAATGGGGAGTCAATTCCGACCGTAGAAGAGTATTTAACGGCTGGTTTAAAGCAAAAGAACACGAAATTAATTTACGAACTAAAAACAAGCAGAATCAGCAAAGAGCGAACGTTGAAAGCGGTAGAACTTTCCTTAGCAATCGTCAAAAAGATGAAAGCAACGAAAATGGTCGAGTATATTGCTTTCGACTGGGATGCCTGTTTAAAATTCCGCCAGCTAGACAAAAATGCCAAAGTGCATTACCTAAATGGAGATAAAACGCCAGCGCAAGTGAAAGAAGCCAAATTAAACGGTATAGATTACAACCTGAACGTCTTTAAAAAGAATCCAACATGGATTAAGGAAAGTAAGGACTTGAAATTGAAGGTAAACGTTTGGACGGTAAACAACGAAGCAGATATGAAATACTTTTTAAATGAAGAAGTTGATTATATTACCACGGATGAACCAGAACTACTATCAAAAATAATCAACAAATAA
- a CDS encoding endonuclease/exonuclease/phosphatase family protein: MKKILINLTLLLLVSFSYAQKFNVATFNVATFNIRMKTKADTGNLWDVRKHAVNNLIKYHEFDIFGVQEAFKEQLDDMLSALPNFQYIGVGRDDGSNKGEHSAILYNTNRFKILKNGTFWLSATDTEKPNKGWDAALPRICTWGVFQDKNNGKKFIMMNTHFDHIGKEARVESAKLMMAKAKELAKDLPLIITGDFNVDENNPAYFTLAKSNVVQDVYDLSPIIYEPNSTFNAWGKDIKEKGRIDHIFISKPFKVLKYGVLTDTYLGRYPSDHFPVAATLSWK, from the coding sequence ATGAAGAAAATCCTAATCAACCTAACCCTACTATTACTTGTCAGTTTTTCTTATGCTCAAAAGTTCAATGTTGCGACCTTCAATGTAGCGACATTTAATATCCGAATGAAAACAAAAGCGGATACCGGCAACCTTTGGGATGTGAGAAAACATGCGGTAAACAACCTCATCAAATACCACGAATTTGATATTTTCGGCGTTCAAGAAGCCTTTAAGGAACAGTTAGATGATATGCTATCGGCACTTCCTAACTTTCAGTATATCGGCGTAGGACGCGATGATGGCTCCAACAAAGGAGAACATTCCGCGATCCTCTACAATACAAATCGCTTCAAGATCTTGAAGAACGGCACTTTCTGGCTGTCGGCAACCGACACCGAAAAACCGAATAAGGGTTGGGACGCAGCATTACCACGTATTTGTACCTGGGGAGTTTTCCAAGACAAAAACAATGGCAAGAAGTTTATCATGATGAATACTCACTTCGACCATATCGGTAAAGAAGCGCGTGTGGAAAGTGCAAAGCTGATGATGGCAAAAGCGAAAGAATTAGCAAAAGATCTTCCTTTGATCATTACTGGCGACTTCAATGTGGATGAGAACAACCCGGCATATTTCACCTTAGCGAAGAGCAATGTCGTACAAGATGTCTACGACCTATCCCCTATTATCTATGAACCTAATTCGACTTTCAACGCATGGGGAAAAGATATCAAGGAGAAAGGACGTATCGATCATATCTTTATCAGCAAACCTTTCAAAGTATTGAAGTACGGCGTATTGACCGACACTTATCTAGGTCGCTACCCATCCGACCATTTCCCAGTCGCTGCAACGCTTAGCTGGAAATAG
- a CDS encoding DUF4197 domain-containing protein — MNNYLKISLGAAVLFLSSCESLNTGGFTLPPQGTGTTGTGSTTTPAGTTGSITQSEANQGVKQALSNGLNESIRVLSLKDGFLGDAAVKILMPEEARKVESALRAVGMGNLCDQFIMSMNRAAETAVKEASSVFVGSLSRMTVTDAFNILLSGQQDAATQFFKRSTTAELTTRFSPIIQSAMGKNNVSTYWNQLTSAYNKLPLGNKIETDLTAYVTQRAIAGLFVKVADQELKIRQNLGGSRNSSILNKVFGWADQQK; from the coding sequence ATGAATAACTATCTCAAAATATCCTTGGGTGCCGCTGTTCTATTTCTTTCAAGCTGCGAAAGTTTAAACACGGGTGGTTTCACCCTTCCTCCACAGGGAACAGGTACAACAGGCACAGGCTCAACGACAACTCCTGCTGGCACTACTGGCAGCATTACACAATCCGAGGCCAATCAAGGCGTTAAACAAGCGCTAAGCAATGGACTGAACGAAAGTATCCGCGTATTATCTCTAAAAGATGGTTTCTTAGGGGATGCTGCGGTTAAGATATTAATGCCAGAGGAAGCGAGAAAAGTAGAATCGGCGCTTCGTGCGGTAGGAATGGGCAATCTATGCGATCAATTCATCATGAGTATGAATCGTGCCGCGGAAACAGCCGTAAAAGAAGCCTCATCGGTCTTTGTGGGTTCTCTTTCGAGAATGACCGTTACTGATGCATTCAACATTCTTCTGAGCGGACAGCAAGATGCTGCAACGCAATTTTTCAAAAGAAGCACTACGGCCGAGTTGACGACTCGTTTCAGTCCTATCATACAGTCGGCAATGGGCAAAAACAATGTTTCCACCTACTGGAATCAATTAACGAGCGCATACAACAAATTGCCTCTAGGCAATAAAATCGAAACAGACTTAACAGCTTATGTGACGCAACGCGCTATCGCTGGTCTTTTCGTGAAAGTTGCTGATCAGGAGCTTAAGATTCGTCAGAACTTGGGCGGATCGAGAAACTCCAGCATCTTGAATAAAGTATTCGGTTGGGCAGACCAACAAAAGTAA
- the pepT gene encoding peptidase T: MEINDIKDFQVAENFRRYVQIDTQSDVNSTTVPSTEKQKNLSRVLVEELLAIGIEDAHLDELGYVYATIPSNTDKKVPVICFCSHVDTSPDSSGTDVKPIIHRNYQGQDLVLPDDNKIVIRLSEHPDLKDQIGNDVITASGKTLLGADDKAGVAEIMDAARILMQNPEIKHGDIKILFTPDEEIGRGVDHADLKKLGADYGYTMDGERAGTLEDETFSADGVRIKIDGISIHPGYAKNKMVNALKIAADLIDSLPKDRLSPETTSGKEGFVHPVHITGSVEEATIDFIIRDHDTKKLAEHEAELEAIAKEVVAKYAGASFTFTVNEQYRNMKEVLDQHPRVVDIAMMGIERAGMKAEKRSIRGGTDGSRLSFMGLPCPNIFAGGHAFHGKQEWVSVQDMQKAVLTILHIAALWEEVA; encoded by the coding sequence ATGGAAATTAACGATATAAAAGATTTTCAGGTCGCTGAAAACTTCAGAAGATACGTACAGATCGATACGCAATCCGATGTAAATTCTACAACGGTTCCTTCCACCGAGAAGCAAAAAAACCTGAGTCGTGTGCTTGTCGAAGAGCTACTGGCAATAGGCATTGAAGATGCACACCTTGATGAGCTAGGTTATGTCTATGCAACGATCCCTTCGAATACCGATAAAAAAGTACCGGTTATTTGCTTCTGTTCGCATGTTGATACCTCTCCGGACTCTTCAGGAACGGATGTTAAACCCATCATCCACCGCAATTATCAAGGTCAAGACCTGGTGCTTCCGGATGATAATAAAATCGTTATTCGCCTGTCGGAGCATCCTGACTTAAAGGATCAAATCGGAAATGATGTGATTACCGCTAGTGGAAAAACATTACTTGGCGCTGATGATAAAGCTGGTGTAGCAGAAATCATGGATGCTGCGCGCATACTGATGCAGAACCCAGAGATTAAACACGGTGATATCAAGATACTTTTCACTCCTGACGAGGAAATCGGTCGTGGCGTTGACCATGCTGATCTTAAGAAATTAGGTGCAGATTACGGCTACACGATGGACGGAGAACGCGCTGGCACCCTAGAGGATGAAACATTCTCGGCTGATGGCGTTCGCATCAAGATTGACGGTATCTCTATTCACCCGGGATATGCGAAGAACAAAATGGTCAATGCGTTGAAAATTGCAGCAGATTTGATCGACAGTCTTCCAAAAGATAGATTATCACCGGAAACAACATCCGGGAAAGAAGGTTTTGTACACCCGGTCCACATAACAGGTTCGGTAGAAGAGGCAACGATCGACTTTATTATCCGCGATCATGACACTAAGAAATTGGCAGAGCACGAAGCAGAATTAGAGGCTATCGCTAAAGAGGTAGTTGCTAAGTATGCTGGCGCTAGCTTCACTTTTACGGTGAACGAGCAGTACCGCAACATGAAGGAAGTATTGGATCAGCATCCTCGCGTTGTTGATATCGCGATGATGGGAATTGAGCGCGCCGGCATGAAAGCTGAAAAGCGCAGCATCCGCGGAGGAACCGATGGTTCAAGATTATCTTTTATGGGTCTTCCATGTCCGAATATCTTTGCTGGCGGTCATGCATTCCACGGGAAACAAGAATGGGTTTCGGTACAGGATATGCAGAAAGCGGTATTAACGATTTTACATATTGCTGCCCTGTGGGAAGAAGTGGCGTAA
- a CDS encoding nitroreductase, translating into MQNNEVLKAIQTRRSVFQTSFTNEEVSREDILTILEAANAAPTHKRTQPWRFVIFRKEGLLRLGDELARICKSVTPAEKYTELTEQNMAKKATQSNAAIAIVVNYTGDVPEWEELCATAASVENMWLAAHSLGLGGYWASPGLINHIGPFLNLEPNQKCIGFFYLGHHESEEREPVRTPIEDKIRWEE; encoded by the coding sequence ATGCAAAACAACGAAGTATTAAAAGCAATTCAAACGAGAAGATCTGTATTCCAGACTTCATTCACCAATGAAGAGGTTAGCAGAGAAGATATATTAACGATTTTAGAAGCGGCAAACGCGGCTCCTACGCATAAGCGTACGCAGCCATGGCGCTTCGTCATCTTCCGTAAAGAAGGGTTACTACGCCTAGGCGATGAGCTAGCACGTATTTGCAAAAGCGTAACACCGGCGGAGAAGTATACCGAATTGACAGAACAAAACATGGCGAAGAAAGCGACGCAATCCAACGCAGCAATTGCTATTGTGGTGAACTATACAGGCGATGTGCCTGAATGGGAAGAACTATGTGCTACAGCAGCATCGGTAGAAAACATGTGGTTAGCTGCTCATTCCCTTGGTTTGGGAGGATACTGGGCATCTCCAGGATTGATTAACCATATCGGTCCTTTCTTAAATCTAGAGCCTAATCAGAAATGTATCGGATTCTTCTACTTAGGACACCATGAGTCGGAAGAACGCGAACCTGTTCGCACGCCGATCGAAGATAAAATCAGATGGGAAGAATAA
- a CDS encoding RNA polymerase sigma factor, which translates to MNEKELLQHYRQTGNLDSLGKLYSPYMSLLYGVCFKYLQDAEQSQDAVMQIFDELIVKLRTHEVDNFKSWLYVYARNYCLMQLRKDKQITKVDIEDNLYESEQKLSSKDEQRWEEQDFDKLEVCISGLASEQQQCIRLFYLEQKCYKDIVDLTGFELSKVKSYIQNGRRNLKICMEKK; encoded by the coding sequence ATGAACGAGAAAGAGCTGCTACAACACTACAGGCAAACAGGCAACTTGGATAGCTTGGGGAAACTGTATTCTCCCTATATGTCGCTGCTCTATGGTGTTTGTTTTAAATACCTTCAGGATGCAGAGCAGAGTCAAGATGCGGTGATGCAGATATTCGACGAGTTGATTGTGAAATTACGCACGCACGAGGTCGATAATTTTAAGAGTTGGTTATATGTTTATGCGCGCAACTATTGTTTGATGCAGTTGCGTAAAGATAAACAGATTACCAAGGTAGATATAGAAGATAACCTGTATGAAAGCGAGCAGAAACTGAGCAGCAAGGATGAGCAGCGTTGGGAGGAACAGGATTTTGATAAGCTGGAGGTCTGTATTTCGGGCTTGGCCAGCGAGCAGCAACAGTGTATTCGCCTATTCTATTTGGAACAAAAGTGTTATAAGGATATCGTCGATCTGACGGGTTTTGAGCTCTCGAAAGTGAAGAGCTACATCCAAAACGGAAGGCGGAATCTCAAAATATGTATGGAGAAGAAGTAA